Part of the Photobacterium sp. DA100 genome is shown below.
TGCTCGATACCCACTGGCTGGTCAATGCCGGCTACCATATCAATGCCAACCAGCAGTTTACCGGTAATTACACCAGCCACGAATTCCCGCATTTCATTCAGAACCTGGAATATCAATATTACGGCAATGCGGAGCTCGGCAATCGTATTGCGGATAAGGCGACCGATAAAGGCGTCTTTACCCTTTCTCACCAGGTTGAGTCGTTGGATCTTGAATACGGTACTCTGGTACCGATGCGTTATATGAACGAAGACAGCCATTTCAAAGTGGTCTCGGTGGCGGCGTGGTGCTCGGTACACAGCATCGAATCATCCCGTATTCTCGGCGAAGCGATCCGCGAAGCAATTGAAGAGAGCGATAGCCGGGTGATGCTGCTGGCCTCGGGATCTTTGTCCCACCGGATCTGGGATAACGATGACTATGCCGCCAATAATGGCACCTTCACTATCTCCAAAGAGTTCAACCGCCAGGTCGACCTGCGGGTATTGGATCTGTGGCAGAGCCGCGACTACAAAACCTTTTTGGATATGCTGCCGGACTATGCGGCGCTGTGTTCGGGGGAAGGGGGGATGCATGACACCGCGATGCTGTTCGGCGCATTGGGCTGGGACAAGTACGAAGGCAAAGCGGAGATCGTGACTGAGTACTTTCCAAGCTCAGGCACCGGGCAGGTTAACGTGTTGTTCGAAGTAACGGAATAATGGGGGCGCAGATGGAATTGCAGGCTGATTTGCAAATAGATTTGAAAAAACCGGCGCTGTTCAAACAGCAAGGTTACATTGGTGGCGAATGGTCTGATGCCTTGGATGGCCAGACAACGGCGATTACCAACCCGTCTACCCAGGAGGTGATCGGTTATGTGCCCTTTATGGGCGAGAAAGAAGCCGCACAGTGTGTCGACATCGCCCAGCAGGCATTCGAGCAGTGGAAACAGATCACCGCCGATCAGCGCTCGGTGGTACTGCGCCGCTGGTATGATTTGATTGTTGAAAATACCGAGGACTTGGCGAGGATCCTGACCACCGAGCAAGGCAAGCCTTTTGCCGAGGCCAAAGGGGAAATCGCCTATGCTGCCAGCTTTGTGCTGTGGTACAGCGAAGAAGCCAAGCGTGCTTATGGCGAGGTGATCCCGAGCCATAAAACCGATGGAAAAATCGTGGTGACCAAGGAGCCAATCGGTGTCGTTGCAGCCATTACCCCTTGGAATTTCCCTGCCGCGATGATCACGCGCAAGTGTGCGCCGGCCTTTGCCGCAGGTTGCGCGGTGATACTAAAACCGGCACCGGAAACCCCGTTTACCGCGTTGGCATTGGCCGAGTTAGCACAGCTGGCGGGTTTACCTGCCGGATTGCTCAATGTGATCACCGGCGATGCGGTAGCTATCGGTGGCGTGCTGACCGCGCACAAGAAGGTCCGCAAAGTCTCTTTCACCGGCTCGACCAATGTTGGCAAGATTTTGATGAGTCAGTCGGCAGCCTCTATCAAGAAAATGGGTCTGGAGCTTGGCGGCAATGCGCCGTTTATTGTTTTTGACGATGCTGATATCGATGCGGCGGTTGATGGCGCCATGAATGCCAAGTTCCGCAATGCCGGACAAACCTGCGTTTGTGCCAACCGGATCTTCGTTCACGACGCGGTATACGATGAGTTTGCCGCGAAACTTGCCGCCCGAGTTGCCAATCTCAATGTCGGCGACGGCTTTGCCGATGGGGTCGAAATCGGGCCCATGATCAATAGCGGCGCGGTCG
Proteins encoded:
- the hpaD gene encoding 3,4-dihydroxyphenylacetate 2,3-dioxygenase, which codes for MGKLCVAAKITHVPTMIMSEQPGKLHGCRKAAIDGHKQIAQLAKDLDVDTIVVLDTHWLVNAGYHINANQQFTGNYTSHEFPHFIQNLEYQYYGNAELGNRIADKATDKGVFTLSHQVESLDLEYGTLVPMRYMNEDSHFKVVSVAAWCSVHSIESSRILGEAIREAIEESDSRVMLLASGSLSHRIWDNDDYAANNGTFTISKEFNRQVDLRVLDLWQSRDYKTFLDMLPDYAALCSGEGGMHDTAMLFGALGWDKYEGKAEIVTEYFPSSGTGQVNVLFEVTE
- a CDS encoding NAD-dependent succinate-semialdehyde dehydrogenase, translating into MELQADLQIDLKKPALFKQQGYIGGEWSDALDGQTTAITNPSTQEVIGYVPFMGEKEAAQCVDIAQQAFEQWKQITADQRSVVLRRWYDLIVENTEDLARILTTEQGKPFAEAKGEIAYAASFVLWYSEEAKRAYGEVIPSHKTDGKIVVTKEPIGVVAAITPWNFPAAMITRKCAPAFAAGCAVILKPAPETPFTALALAELAQLAGLPAGLLNVITGDAVAIGGVLTAHKKVRKVSFTGSTNVGKILMSQSAASIKKMGLELGGNAPFIVFDDADIDAAVDGAMNAKFRNAGQTCVCANRIFVHDAVYDEFAAKLAARVANLNVGDGFADGVEIGPMINSGAVEKVRTHIDDALAKGAKVMCGNLAEQKGLFVQPHVMVDVTDEMLVASEETFGPLAPLFRFKSEQEVVERANNTDSGLAAYLYTRSLGRAWRVGDALESGMVGINEGLISTAAAPFGGVKESGLGREGSRHGMEDYLEMKYLFMGGLE